The following are encoded together in the Onychostoma macrolepis isolate SWU-2019 chromosome 03, ASM1243209v1, whole genome shotgun sequence genome:
- the sox8b gene encoding transcription factor SOX-8b codes for MTEEQDKSGAEPPCSPAGSSSSMSPEESDSDAPASPAGPGSHAALMITKLERQDERFPACIRDAVSQVLKGYDWSLVPMPARGSGAIKSKPHVKRPMNAFMVWAQAARRKLADQYPHLHNAELSKTLGKLWRLLTENEKRPFVEEAERLRVQHKKDHPDYKYQPRRRKSVKPGQSESDAAADLTQHMYKAEPGMGRLAGPSDLITDHTGQPHGPPTPPTTPKTDLHHGGKPDPKHEGRRLLDGTRQNIDFSNVDISEISTDVISNMEAFDVHEFDQYLPPSGHAGAAPDGQSASSYASPYSSGASWSCKGPVASSPPSTSEASQHRAHIKTEQLSPSHYREHSPEYGVYSAHGSSAASASFASSQCDYTDLQSSGYYSPYTGYPSGLYQYPYFHSSRRSYGTNILNGLSIPPSHSPSASWDQPVYTTLSRP; via the exons ATGACGGAGGAGCAGGATAAGTCCGGCGCGGAGCCGCCGTGCAGTCCAGCCGGCTCGTCCAGCTCCATGTCCCCGGAGGAGTCTGACTCGGACGCGCCGGCATCCCCCGCCGGACCCGGCAGCCACGCGGCGCTCATGATCACGAAGCTGGAGCGCCAGGACGAGCGCTTCCCGGCGTGCATCAGGGACGCGGTGTCCCAGGTGCTGAAGGGCTACGACTGGTCCCTGGTGCCCATGCCGGCGCGGGGCAGCGGCGCGATCAAGAGCAAGCCGCACGTCAAGAGACCCATGAACGCCTTCATGGTTTGGGCTCAAGCCGCGCGCAGGAAACTGGCGGATCAGTATCCACACCTGCACAACGCCGAGCTCAGCAAAACCCTCGGAAAACTCTGGcg GCTGTTGACGGAGAATGAAAAGAGACCGTTTGTGGAGGAAGCCGAAAGACTGAgagttcagcacaagaaagatcACCCGGATTACAAATACCAGCCGAGGCGACGAAAGAGTGTGAAGCCCGGTCAGAGCGAGTCTGACGCCGCCGCGGATCTGACCCAACACATGTATAAAGCTGAGCCTGGGATGGGCCGATTGGCAGGTCCATCGGATCTCATCACTGATCATACAG GCCAGCCTCATGGACCCCCGACACCCCCTACAACGCCCAAAACAGACCTCCATCACGGAGGAAAGCCAGACCCCAAGCATGAAGGCAGACGTCTGCTTGATGGCACGCGACAGAACATCGACTTCAGCAACGTTGACATCTCAGAGATCAGCACGGACGTCATCAGCAACATGGAGGCCTTCGACGTGCACGAGTTCGACCAGTACCTGCCTCCGAGCGGCCACGCCGGAGCCGCTCCAGACGGGCAGAGCGCCAGCTCCTACGCCTCGCCCTACAGCAGCGGGGCCTCCTGGAGCTGCAAGGGGCCCGTGGCGTCCTCGCCGCCCAGCACGAGCGAAGCCAGCCAGCACAGAGCTCACATTAAAACTGAGCAGCTGAGCCCGAGCCACTACCGCGAGCACTCGCCCGAGTATGGCGTTTACAGCGCTCATGGGTCCTCGGCCGCCTCCGCCTCCTTCGCCAGCTCTCAGTGTGATTATACAGACCTTCAGAGCTCCGGCTACTACAGCCCGTACACCGGCTACCCATCCGGTCTCTACCAGTACCCATACTTCCATTCCTCTCGGAGGTCTTACGGGACCAACATCCTCAATGGCCTGTCCATCCCGCCCTCCCACAGTCCCTCCGCCAGCTGGGATCAGCCGGTTTACACCACGTTATCCAGGCCGTGA